In Kosmotoga arenicorallina S304, a genomic segment contains:
- a CDS encoding sensor domain-containing diguanylate cyclase: protein MHKELDYSGYIEELFKNNPLGILLCNSDNMILRANQAFCEMFGYSEKEILGKHVDDVVIQSPELKANALKATEKAMQGEKVRIEAVRQRKDGSSFWVSILSVPIFTNGIVTGIFAIYSDITERKSLQKNLEEVTKEKTAIIDSFPDYITVVDNQGKILNIYSASLKKDNVDLDGFLHKKFDEIGFPPEELGQIEYWFSEAIKGSKTKAFTISLTISSKKLYLEIRFIKMDEKRVLGVVKDVTEEIENKKRLENFVSFNRSLLEITNKMLKASDVQSSYQLLLERSVEIVPGAEAGSLLLKDPDGYYRFYAAVNYDLDMLKKIYFEPDELLQRETSEIQIITNFTSNRKLDNERYEVLDKFGKTESIKAMLSVPIEIDGRIVGFFGLDSHSHSDAFDNDSVEMAKLLSQQVSVLIERLRLEEELKKQKEQLEWLSGRDPLTNLPNRRLFFEKASAYLSLSKRNHSSLSILYIDLDFFKVINDTMGHDVGDEVLSKVAKRFQQTLRESDVVARIGGDEFIFVLPETDYEAAKVAKKRIEFNLREAMKLKNGIVTVGGSVGIATFPDDGDNLEQLIKIADHRMYEIKHSNRKPGRGKS, encoded by the coding sequence ATGCACAAGGAACTCGATTACTCCGGTTATATTGAGGAGTTGTTCAAAAACAACCCTCTTGGGATATTGCTGTGCAATTCCGATAATATGATCCTCAGAGCTAATCAAGCATTCTGTGAAATGTTTGGCTATTCGGAAAAAGAAATTCTTGGAAAACATGTTGACGATGTAGTAATTCAATCTCCTGAACTAAAGGCAAATGCCTTGAAAGCAACCGAAAAGGCTATGCAAGGAGAAAAAGTAAGAATAGAAGCGGTCAGGCAAAGAAAGGATGGGTCAAGTTTCTGGGTTTCCATACTAAGCGTACCAATATTCACCAACGGGATTGTGACCGGAATATTCGCGATTTATTCAGACATTACCGAACGTAAATCTCTCCAGAAAAACCTTGAAGAAGTAACAAAGGAAAAAACTGCTATCATAGATTCTTTCCCTGATTATATAACTGTTGTTGACAACCAGGGAAAAATTCTAAACATATATTCTGCTTCTCTCAAGAAGGATAACGTTGATCTTGACGGCTTTTTACACAAAAAATTCGATGAAATCGGTTTCCCACCAGAAGAGCTTGGGCAGATCGAATACTGGTTTTCAGAAGCCATTAAAGGCTCTAAAACAAAAGCATTTACGATTTCGTTGACTATTTCCTCAAAAAAATTGTATCTGGAAATTCGCTTCATAAAAATGGATGAAAAGAGGGTTCTTGGAGTAGTAAAAGATGTTACAGAAGAAATAGAGAACAAAAAAAGGCTGGAGAACTTCGTTAGCTTTAACCGCTCATTGCTGGAAATCACTAACAAAATGCTAAAGGCTTCAGATGTTCAAAGCTCATACCAGTTACTTCTTGAAAGGTCTGTTGAGATTGTGCCTGGAGCTGAAGCTGGAAGTCTTCTTCTTAAGGACCCTGATGGGTATTATCGTTTTTATGCAGCTGTGAACTACGATCTGGACATGTTGAAAAAGATATATTTTGAACCAGATGAGCTCTTGCAGCGTGAAACTTCTGAAATACAAATCATCACAAATTTCACTTCAAATAGAAAACTTGATAATGAACGTTATGAAGTGCTGGATAAATTTGGAAAAACAGAAAGCATAAAAGCCATGCTTTCAGTGCCAATAGAAATAGATGGAAGAATAGTTGGTTTTTTTGGTTTAGATAGCCATTCACACTCAGATGCTTTTGATAACGACTCAGTGGAAATGGCCAAATTGCTAAGCCAGCAGGTTTCTGTATTGATTGAAAGACTGCGCCTTGAAGAAGAGCTAAAAAAGCAAAAGGAACAGCTAGAATGGCTTTCCGGAAGAGATCCTCTTACAAACTTGCCTAACAGAAGGTTGTTTTTCGAAAAAGCTTCTGCATATCTTAGCCTCTCAAAACGCAATCACTCTTCGTTGAGCATTCTTTACATTGATCTCGATTTCTTTAAAGTGATCAACGATACCATGGGGCACGATGTTGGAGATGAGGTGCTTTCAAAAGTCGCGAAGAGATTTCAGCAAACCCTAAGAGAAAGTGATGTAGTGGCAAGAATAGGCGGGGATGAATTCATTTTTGTTTTGCCTGAGACCGATTATGAAGCAGCGAAAGTCGCGAAAAAAAGAATCGAGTTCAATTTGCGTGAGGCCATGAAGTTAAAAAATGGCATTGTTACTGTCGGTGGAAGTGTTGGTATTGCCACTTTCCCGGATGACGGAGATAATCTGGAACAGCTGATAAAAATCGCTGATCATCGTATGTATGAAATCAAGCATTCTAACAGAAAACCCGGGAGAGGGAAAAGCTAG
- a CDS encoding MarR family winged helix-turn-helix transcriptional regulator has translation MSLKGHQERAAKIEEILRGIFIRVKREGRKVLKDFPITPAQFDVLQILYFSGNKRMSDISRMLGITKSTTTGLVKRLIEAGFIEKKRSDEDRRSYIIQISKEGTKLIKKVIEQRVNYLYEILLELKSHKPEELLEMLNELLSAMKKSG, from the coding sequence TTGAGCTTGAAAGGACATCAAGAACGTGCTGCGAAAATCGAAGAAATTCTCAGAGGAATATTTATCAGAGTTAAACGCGAGGGCAGGAAAGTTCTTAAAGATTTTCCTATAACACCTGCCCAGTTTGATGTGCTTCAGATTTTGTATTTTTCCGGTAACAAGCGTATGAGCGATATTAGCAGAATGCTTGGAATAACTAAAAGCACAACCACAGGGCTCGTGAAACGCTTGATCGAGGCAGGCTTTATAGAAAAAAAGCGTTCTGATGAAGACAGACGCTCTTATATTATTCAGATCTCAAAGGAAGGCACCAAGCTAATAAAGAAGGTAATTGAACAAAGAGTCAATTACCTATACGAAATCCTTCTTGAACTAAAATCTCATAAGCCGGAAGAATTACTCGAAATGCTTAATGAGCTCTTGAGCGCAATGAAGAAAAGCGGATAA